One Candidatus Omnitrophota bacterium DNA window includes the following coding sequences:
- a CDS encoding divalent metal cation transporter, protein MNIWSNLFYKYRKFWKALKLYLLLAGPGIIVMIADNDAGGITTYAVTGAKYKYHLLWFLILLGPIAYFVQEMTVRLGTVTKRGHAEAIFHSFGPLWGWFSLLDLVLTDWLTLVTEFIGMTAAMSIFHIPPVITVIVVCIIMGGMVIQGRYWTWEKIVMVFCAVNLVYIPAAFIVHPSVKDILYNSVIPHFPPGGFNNEIFFMLMANIGTTIAPWMIFFQQSAVVDKNMKEKDMGWGKLDTALGSLFTVLVAVFIIIVTGTVLFGQNIESAAQAAIQLMNVNKNLGTLLAIGLFDAGLLGAICISLASSWAFGEVFGWAHSLNHKIKEAPWFYAFYFFALVTAGTVVLIPGAPLVLITLFVQVIAVTLLPAALVFLILLLNDEGTMGKFKNTLLQNTVNISIVAGIIILSTLYGISALFPNIFK, encoded by the coding sequence ATGAATATCTGGTCCAACCTTTTCTATAAATACCGTAAATTCTGGAAAGCACTGAAATTATATTTATTGCTTGCTGGTCCGGGTATTATTGTAATGATTGCCGATAATGATGCCGGTGGTATTACAACGTATGCCGTAACCGGGGCTAAATATAAATATCATCTGCTTTGGTTTCTTATTCTTCTAGGCCCGATTGCTTATTTTGTCCAGGAAATGACCGTCCGCTTGGGAACCGTAACTAAGCGCGGTCATGCTGAAGCTATTTTTCATTCTTTCGGACCTTTGTGGGGATGGTTTTCCTTACTAGATTTGGTTTTAACAGATTGGCTGACTTTGGTTACAGAATTTATTGGAATGACGGCAGCCATGAGCATTTTTCACATTCCACCGGTAATAACCGTAATCGTCGTATGCATAATAATGGGTGGAATGGTTATTCAGGGCCGTTACTGGACATGGGAAAAAATTGTCATGGTTTTTTGCGCTGTTAATTTGGTCTATATTCCTGCTGCCTTCATAGTGCATCCCTCGGTTAAAGATATTCTTTATAATAGTGTAATCCCGCATTTTCCTCCCGGTGGTTTTAATAATGAGATTTTCTTTATGTTGATGGCTAATATCGGGACTACCATTGCCCCTTGGATGATATTCTTTCAACAAAGTGCCGTTGTAGACAAGAACATGAAAGAAAAAGACATGGGGTGGGGTAAACTCGATACCGCTCTGGGCTCACTTTTTACTGTACTGGTTGCAGTTTTTATTATTATCGTTACCGGAACTGTATTGTTTGGTCAAAATATCGAAAGCGCAGCTCAAGCTGCAATTCAGCTCATGAACGTAAATAAGAATCTTGGGACGCTTTTAGCCATTGGACTTTTTGATGCTGGGTTATTGGGAGCTATTTGTATTTCTCTAGCTAGTTCATGGGCATTTGGCGAGGTTTTTGGCTGGGCGCATTCATTAAATCACAAGATCAAAGAAGCTCCGTGGTTTTACGCATTTTATTTTTTCGCTTTAGTTACGGCCGGAACAGTAGTTTTAATCCCCGGTGCTCCGCTAGTTTTAATTACACTCTTTGTTCAGGTAATCGCGGTTACTTTACTGCCTGCGGCGCTTGTTTTCTTAATCCTGCTTCTTAATGATGAAGGGACGATGGGTAAATTCAAGAATACATTGCTTCAGAATACCGTTAATATTTCGATAGTAGCAGGTATAATTATTTTATCAACCTTATACGGAATCAGTGCGTTATTTCCGAATATTTTTAAGTAA